The proteins below come from a single Argentina anserina chromosome 1, drPotAnse1.1, whole genome shotgun sequence genomic window:
- the LOC126795687 gene encoding uncharacterized protein LOC126795687 produces MFHKKQASGGSKKKRKKLEEETIIKPQRGSIQKLWNKKRNISSGNQSENVVNQRAQDIEETTNVPETENLVNEETTNVPENENEINEETTNVPENENEINEETPNVLENDTVENNEEANHVSEHSNASLSVNIYDPRVWDSLDEKMRDLLVEKGHVREANINFPKDKHNRGFSTYYYDRKLRNGQLSDRKWLVYSKELNKVFCFCCKVVRQARSKSHLADVGVDDWGHLGEKLKQHEETAEHYANLRAWAELRVRLRTNQTIDKELQEQIKKDTEHWQQVMIRIIAVVKCLAMHNLAFRGTNEKIYEDSNGNFLGFLESIAEFDPIMKHHFRLIQDKEIHYHYLSHKIQNEMIAMLASCVRSAIIKKIKAAKYFSVILDCTPDASHKEQMTLIIRCVDVESRPIKIEEYFLQFLNVENTSGLGLFGELQAALNSLDLNIDDVRGQGYDNGSNMRGKHQGVQKILLDINPRAFYMPCGCHSLNLVLSDMANSCLKGKSFFGACQAIYNVFANSTKRWDILLEYVDDLTLKSLCVTRWESRIESVKAIKSQFPKIKNALIKLAEVSDDSKISWDAEKLVSGEFSSFDFVLSLVIWYDILFKINMVSKNLQSKDMLLDVAIESLKGLVSFFEKYRENGFNSAITDVKEIIDEMGIEPVFHVPRKATRKRHFDENPNTEREQQSAQENFRTDYFLVLVDMAISQLKTRFEQIELFESMFGFLFDASRLIVLDDEGMKNCCLNLENALKHGEDCDIDAKVLLSELQILQDMLPTEAYETGKPWSSIEIMEFAKKMDFFPNILVAYQLLLTVPITVASAERSFSKLKLIKSYLRTSMAQDRLNGLTLLSIEKNMLKVVEVEHIVDDFASKNARRSHFR; encoded by the coding sequence ATGTTTCATAAAAAACAAGCATCTGGTGGttctaaaaaaaaacgaaagaaactagaagaagaaacaataataaaacctcaaagAGGTTCTATTCAAAAACTTtggaataagaaaagaaacatttCTTCTGGAAACCAAAGTGAAAATGTAGTGAATCAAAGAGCACAAGATATTGAAGAAACCACAAATGTGCCTGAAACTGAAAATCTGGTAAATGAAGAAACGACAAATGTgcctgaaaatgaaaatgaaataaatgaaGAAACGACAAATGTgcctgaaaatgaaaatgaaataaatgaagaaacaCCAAATGTGCTTGAAAATGACACTGttgaaaataatgaagaagCTAATCATGTGTCTGAacattcaaatgcttcatTATCTGTGAATATATATGATCCTAGAGTGTGGGATAGTCTAGATGAAAAAATGAGAGACTTGCTTGTAGAAAAAGGTCATGTTAGAGAAGCCAATATTAATTTTCCAAAGGATAAGCACAATAGGGGGTTCTCCACATACTATTATGATCGAAAATTAAGAAATGGACAACTCTCTGATAGAAAATGGCTGGTTTACTCAAAAGAATTAAATAAAGTGTTTTGCTTTTGTTGTAAAGTGGTAAGACAAGCCCGTTCTAAAAGTCATTTAGCAGATGTTGGGGTTGATGATTGGGGACACCTAGGTGAAAAACTTAAGCAACATGAAGAGACTGCTGAACATTATGCCAACCTTAGAGCCTGGGCTGAACTTCGAGTAAGATTGAGAACAAATCAAACTATTGATAAAGAATTGCAAGagcaaataaaaaaagatacTGAACATTGGCAGCAAGTTATGATCAGGATAATTGCTGTTGTTAAATGTCTTGCAATGCATAATTTGGCATTTCGTGGAACaaatgaaaaaatctatgaaGATTCAAATGGAAATTTCTTGGGCTTTCTTGAATCAATAGCTGAGTTTGATCCAATAATGAAGCATCATTTTCGACTCATTCAAGATAAAGAAATTCATTATCATTATCTCAGTCATAAAATACAAAATGAAATGATAGCTATGTTGGCATCATGTGTTAGGAGtgcaataataaaaaaaattaaagcagCTAAATATTTTTCTGTGATTCTTGATTGCACTCCTGATGCTAGCCACAAAGAGCAAATGACTTTGATAATTAGATGTGTTGATGTTGAAAGTCGCCCGATAAAAATAGAAGAATATTTTCTGCAGTTTTTAAATGTGGAAAACACATCTGGCTTGGGTCTTTTTGGTGAATTACAAGCTGCTCTTAACTCTCTCGATTTGAATATTGATGATGTGAGGGGACAAGGGTATGATAATGGTTCTAATATGAGAGGGAAACATCAAGGTGTTCAGAAAATATTACTTGACATAAATCCTAGAGCTTTTTATATGCCTTGTGGTTGTCATTCTCTAAATTTGGTTCTTTCTGATATGgcaaactcttgtttaaaAGGAAAATCTTTTTTTGGGGCATGCCAAGCCATATATAATGTGTTTGCTAATTCAACAAAGCGATGGGACATTTTGCTTGAATATGTGGATGACTTAACTTTGAAATCTTTGTGTGTGACACGATGGGAGAGTCGTATAGAAAGTGTGAAAGCAATTAAAAGTCAatttccaaaaataaaaaatgcttTGATCAAATTAGCTGAAGTTTCTGATGATTCTAAGATAAGTTGGGATGCTGAGAAATTAGTTTCAGGTGAATTttcaagttttgattttgttctgAGTTTGGTTATATGGTATGACATCTTGTTCAAAATCAACATGGTGAGCAAAAACTTGCAGTCTAAGGATATGCTTCTTGATGTAGctattgaaagtttgaaagGGCTGGTTTCATTTTTTGAGAAATATAGGGAGAATGGGTTTAATTCTGCTATCACTGATGTGAAAGAAATTATTGATGAAATGGGAATTGAACCAGTTTTTCATGTACCGCGTAAGGCTACAAGAAAGAGACATTTTGATGAAAATCCTAATACAGAAAGAGAACAACAATCTGCTCAAGAAAATTTTAGAACAGACTACTTTCTTGTTTTGGTTGATATGGCAATTTCTCAATTGAAAACCAGATTTGAACAAATAGAACTTTTTGAATCTATGTTTGGCTTCTTATTTGATGCATCACGGTTGATTGTATTGGATGATGAAGGAATGAAAAATTGTTGTCTAAACCTTGAAAATGCTTTGAAACATGGTGAGGATTGTGATATTGATGCTAAGGTTTTACTTTCAGAATTGCAAATATTGCAAGATATGCTGCCAACTGAAGCATATGAAACTGGAAAGCCATGGAGTTCCATTGAAATTATGGAGTTCGCAAAAAAAATGgatttctttccaaatattttGGTTGCTTATCAACTTTTGTTGACTGTACCTATTACTGTGGCATCAGCGGAAAGAAGTTTTTCAAAACTAAAGTTGATAAAATCTTATTTGCGGACATCTATGGCTCAAGATAGGTTGAATGGACTGACACTATTGAGTATTGAGAAGAATATGCTGAAAGTTGTTGAAGTTGAACATATTGTTGATGACTTTGCTTCTAAAAATGCAAGAAGGAGTCATTTCAGATGA